The following proteins are encoded in a genomic region of Hypanus sabinus isolate sHypSab1 chromosome 19, sHypSab1.hap1, whole genome shotgun sequence:
- the LOC132377929 gene encoding cullin-associated NEDD8-dissociated protein 1-like isoform X3: protein MSCSSCLFSELMDHLMVELSKNESTSMTRTYIQCIGAISRQAGHRVGEHLEKIIPLVVKYCNVDDDELREYCFQAFESFVRRSPKEMSVHIPAMIGLCLKYITYDPNYNYDQDEDDEDAMETDKGDEEEDQDSEEEYTDDDDMSWKVRRASTKCLDAIVSTRHEMLQEFYKTVSPALISRFKEREENVKADIFHAYVSLLKQTKPVQSWLQTADVLEQGDMPLVMLQNQVPSIVKALHKQLKEKSMKTRQSCFNLLTELASVLPGGLSEHVPALVPGIIYSLTDKSSTSNMKIDALTFFHVILCNHPPEVFHPHVKTLLPPTVACISDPFYKITSEALLVTQQLVEVIRPLNKPCSFDAKPYVKDLFSSTLKRLKAADIDQEVKERAIACMGQIICNLGDNLGADLNPTLQIFLERLKNEITRLTTVKTLTLIASSPLKIDLRPILGEAVPILASFLRKNQRALKLSTLAALDILIKNYSDSLKPMMIESVLKELPSLIGESDMHVSQMAITFLTSLAKVYPSSVSKIGGSILIELFNLVRSPLLQGGALSAILDFFQALVISKAPNMGYMELLKQLTGTVYSSAQSGGPVILHKQAYYSVAKCVAALTSACPKDASSVVNQFVQEVKNPKSSDSVRLLALLSLGEIGRTMNLGAQKELKVVILEAFSSPSEEVKSAASYALGNISVGNLSDYLPFILKEISGQPKRQYLLLHSLKEVISSSSADSLKPYIQDIWALLFKNCECVEEGTRNVVAECLGKLTLIDPSHLLPRLKKQLTSGSAYARSTVVTAVKFTISDHPQSIDPLLKGCIGDFLRTLEDPDLNVRRVALVMFNCAAHNKPSLIRDLLETVLPQLYKETKVRKELIREVEMGPFKHTVDDGLDIRKAAFECMYTLLDSCLDRLDIFEFLNHVEDGLKDHYDIKMLTFIMLARLSTVSPSAVLQRLDRLVEPLRATCTTKVKANSVKQEFEKQDELKRSAMRAVAALLTIPEAEKSALMAEFQSQIRSNPEMASIFESIQKDNTSVTSTEIMDLS from the exons ATGAGCTGCAGCAGCTGCCTCTTTTCAGAATTAATGGACCATCTCATGGTAGAACTGTCAAAGAATGAATCTACCTCTATGACCAGAACCTACATCCAGTGCATTGGTGCCATCAGTCGACAGGCTGGACACAGGGTTG GTGAGCATCTGGAGAAGATTATTCCGCTAGTTGTGAAGTACTGCAACGTGGATGATGATGAGCTGCGGGAATACTGCTTCCAGGCATTTGAGTCATTTGTAAGAAG GAGTCCAAAGGAGATGTCAGTTCACATTCCCGCTATGATTGGACTGTGCCTAAAGTATATCACATATGATCCTAATTACAACTATGACCAAGATGAGGATGATGAAGATGCTATGGAAACAGACAAAGGTGATGAAGAGGAAGATCAAG ACAGTGAAGAGGAGTACACAGATGATGATGATATGAGTTGGAAAGTGCGTCGAGCTTCAACTAAGTGTTTGGATGCCATTGTAAGCACCAGGCACGAAATGCTGCAGGAGTTTTATAAGACTGTCTCGCCAGCTCTCATCAGTAGGTTCAAGGAACGGGAAGAGAATGTGAAGGCTGATATATTTCATGCTTACGTGTCTCTCCTGAAGCAGACAAAACCAGTCCAGAGCTGGTTGCAGACTGCAGATGTGCTGGAGCAGGGAGATATGCCCCTTGTGATGCTTCAAAATcaa GTACCTAGCATAGTGAAAGCTTTGCACAAGCAGCTTAAGGAAAAGAGTATGAAGACACGGCAAAGCTGTTTCAACCTTCTAACTGAACTGGCTAGTGTCCTACCTGGAGGCTTGTCAGAACATGTACCAGCTCTGGTGCCAG GCATTATTTACTCCCTCACTGACAAATCAAGTACCTCAAACATGAAGATTGATGCACTGACCTTCTTCCATGTCATCCTCTGCAATCATCCACCAGAAGTATTTCACCCTCATGTTAAGACTTTGTTGCCTCCAACTGTGGCCTGCATTAGTGATCCTTTCTACAAAATAACCTCTGAGGCTTTGCTTGTTACCCAGCAACTTGTAGAGGTGATCCGCCCATTGAACAAACCTTGTTCATTTGACGCTAAACCATATGTGAAGGATTTGTTTAGTAGCACTTTGAAGAGATTAAAAGCCGCTGATATTGACCAGGAGGTGAAGGAGAGAGCTATTGCTTGTATGGGACAAATCATTTGTAACCTGGGGGACAATCTGGGTGCTGATCTGAATCCCACTTTGCAGATCTTCCTTGAACGACTGAAAAATGAGATCACACGACTCACCACAGTCAAAACCTTGACCCTGATTGCAAGCTCTCCATTAAAAATTGATCTGCGCCCAATTCTTGGTGAGGCTGTTCCCATCCTGGCGTCTTTTCTAAGGAAGAACCAGCGTGCGTTAAAACTAAGCACCCTTGCTGCTCTAGATATCCTGATTAAGAATTACAGTGACAGTCTAAAGCCAATGATGATTGAGTCTGTCTTGAAGGAGCTTCCATCCCTCATTGGAGAGAGTGACATGCACGTCTCTCAAATGGCAATCACCTTCTTGACATCTCTAGCCAAAGTTTACCCATCGTCTGTCTCCAAGATTGGTGGGTCCATATTAATTGAGCTGTTCAACCTGGTTCGCTCACCACTGCTGCAAGGAGGGGCTCTGAGTGCAATTTTGGACTTCTTCCAGGCTTTGGTCATATCCAAGGCTCCCAATATGGGCTATATGGAGCTGCTCAAGCAGTTGACAGGGACTGTCTATTCATCAGCTCAGTCAGGTGGTCCTGTGATTTTGCACAAGCAGGCCTATTACTCCGTGGCGAAATGTGTGGCTGCACTTACTTCAGCTTGTCCAAAGGATGCCAGTTCAGTGGTGAACCAGTTTGTTCAGGAGGTGAAGAATCCAAAATCCTCTGATTCGGTCCGTTTGCTTGCTCTCCTTTCTTTAGGTGAGATAGGCCGCACCATGAATCTGGGTGCACAAAAGGAGCTCAAGGTGGTAATCCTTGAAGCATTTTCATCACCTAGTGAAGAAGTAAAGTCTGCTGCCTCCTATGCATTGGGAAATATCAGTGTGGGAAACCTTAGTGACTATCTTCCTTTCATACTCAAGGAGATTAGCGGTCAACCCAAGCGTCAGTACCTGTTGCTGCACTCACTGAAAGAGGTTATTAGTTCTTCCTCAGCTGATAGCTTAAAACCTTACATTCAAGACATTTGGGCCTTACTGTTCAAAAACTGTGAGTGTGTTGAAGAAGGAACTCGGAATGTAGTGGCTGAATGCCTAGGAAAGTTGACCCTCATCGACCCATCCCATTTGTTACCCAGGCTGAAAAAACAACTCACTTCTG GTTCTGCCTATGCACGAAGCACAGTGGTGACTGCTGTCAAGTTTACGATTTCAGACCATCCACAATCAATTGACCCCCTATTAAAAGGCTGCATTG GTGACTTCTTGCGGACTCTGGAAGACCCGGATCTCAATGTCAGGCGTGTTGCCTTGGTCATGTTCAACTGTGCGGCTCATAATAAGCCTTCATTGATCAGGGATTTGCTGGAGACTGTGTTGCCACAGTTATACAAGGAAACCAAGGTCAGAAAGGAGCTCATTAGAGAG GTGGAAATGGGACCTTTTAAACACACTGTGGATGACGGACTTGATATTAGGAAAGCTGCCTTTGAATGCATGTACACTTTGCTGGATAGTTGTCTGGATAGGTTGGACATCTTTGAGTTTCTGAACCATGTGGAAGATGGATTAAAGGATCATTATGATATCAAG ATGCTGACTTTCATCATGTTGGCACGTCTGTCAACTGTCAGCCCTAGTGCAGTACTtcagagattggacaggctagtaGAACCACTGCGTGCAACATGCACTACTAAG GTGAAGGCCAACTCGGTGAAGCAGGAATTTGAGAAGCAGGATGAGTTGAAACGCTCAGCGATGAGAGCAGTAGCAGCTCTGCTCACGATCCCAGAAGCAGAGAAGAGTGCTCTGATGGCAGAATTCCAGTCACAGATCCGGTCTAACCCGGAGATGGCATCTATTTTTGAAAGCATTCAGAAAGACAACACATCAGTGACTAGCACGGAAATAATGGACCTCAGCTAG
- the LOC132377929 gene encoding cullin-associated NEDD8-dissociated protein 1-like isoform X2: MLGGTLITFHSSILSCLLPQLSSPRLAVRKRAIICLGHLVMSCSSCLFSELMDHLMVELSKNESTSMTRTYIQCIGAISRQAGHRVGEHLEKIIPLVVKYCNVDDDELREYCFQAFESFVRRSPKEMSVHIPAMIGLCLKYITYDPNYNYDQDEDDEDAMETDKGDEEEDQDSEEEYTDDDDMSWKVRRASTKCLDAIVSTRHEMLQEFYKTVSPALISRFKEREENVKADIFHAYVSLLKQTKPVQSWLQTADVLEQGDMPLVMLQNQVPSIVKALHKQLKEKSMKTRQSCFNLLTELASVLPGGLSEHVPALVPGIIYSLTDKSSTSNMKIDALTFFHVILCNHPPEVFHPHVKTLLPPTVACISDPFYKITSEALLVTQQLVEVIRPLNKPCSFDAKPYVKDLFSSTLKRLKAADIDQEVKERAIACMGQIICNLGDNLGADLNPTLQIFLERLKNEITRLTTVKTLTLIASSPLKIDLRPILGEAVPILASFLRKNQRALKLSTLAALDILIKNYSDSLKPMMIESVLKELPSLIGESDMHVSQMAITFLTSLAKVYPSSVSKIGGSILIELFNLVRSPLLQGGALSAILDFFQALVISKAPNMGYMELLKQLTGTVYSSAQSGGPVILHKQAYYSVAKCVAALTSACPKDASSVVNQFVQEVKNPKSSDSVRLLALLSLGEIGRTMNLGAQKELKVVILEAFSSPSEEVKSAASYALGNISVGNLSDYLPFILKEISGQPKRQYLLLHSLKEVISSSSADSLKPYIQDIWALLFKNCECVEEGTRNVVAECLGKLTLIDPSHLLPRLKKQLTSGSAYARSTVVTAVKFTISDHPQSIDPLLKGCIGDFLRTLEDPDLNVRRVALVMFNCAAHNKPSLIRDLLETVLPQLYKETKVRKELIREVEMGPFKHTVDDGLDIRKAAFECMYTLLDSCLDRLDIFEFLNHVEDGLKDHYDIKMLTFIMLARLSTVSPSAVLQRLDRLVEPLRATCTTKVKANSVKQEFEKQDELKRSAMRAVAALLTIPEAEKSALMAEFQSQIRSNPEMASIFESIQKDNTSVTSTEIMDLS, encoded by the exons AT GTTGGGTGGGACCCTAATCACGTTTCATTCTTCTATCCTGAGTTGTCTGCTGCCCCAGCTTTCAAGTCCAAGACTAGCTGTGCGTAAGAGAGCCATTATCTGTCTGGGACACCTGGTCATGAGCTGCAGCAGCTGCCTCTTTTCAGAATTAATGGACCATCTCATGGTAGAACTGTCAAAGAATGAATCTACCTCTATGACCAGAACCTACATCCAGTGCATTGGTGCCATCAGTCGACAGGCTGGACACAGGGTTG GTGAGCATCTGGAGAAGATTATTCCGCTAGTTGTGAAGTACTGCAACGTGGATGATGATGAGCTGCGGGAATACTGCTTCCAGGCATTTGAGTCATTTGTAAGAAG GAGTCCAAAGGAGATGTCAGTTCACATTCCCGCTATGATTGGACTGTGCCTAAAGTATATCACATATGATCCTAATTACAACTATGACCAAGATGAGGATGATGAAGATGCTATGGAAACAGACAAAGGTGATGAAGAGGAAGATCAAG ACAGTGAAGAGGAGTACACAGATGATGATGATATGAGTTGGAAAGTGCGTCGAGCTTCAACTAAGTGTTTGGATGCCATTGTAAGCACCAGGCACGAAATGCTGCAGGAGTTTTATAAGACTGTCTCGCCAGCTCTCATCAGTAGGTTCAAGGAACGGGAAGAGAATGTGAAGGCTGATATATTTCATGCTTACGTGTCTCTCCTGAAGCAGACAAAACCAGTCCAGAGCTGGTTGCAGACTGCAGATGTGCTGGAGCAGGGAGATATGCCCCTTGTGATGCTTCAAAATcaa GTACCTAGCATAGTGAAAGCTTTGCACAAGCAGCTTAAGGAAAAGAGTATGAAGACACGGCAAAGCTGTTTCAACCTTCTAACTGAACTGGCTAGTGTCCTACCTGGAGGCTTGTCAGAACATGTACCAGCTCTGGTGCCAG GCATTATTTACTCCCTCACTGACAAATCAAGTACCTCAAACATGAAGATTGATGCACTGACCTTCTTCCATGTCATCCTCTGCAATCATCCACCAGAAGTATTTCACCCTCATGTTAAGACTTTGTTGCCTCCAACTGTGGCCTGCATTAGTGATCCTTTCTACAAAATAACCTCTGAGGCTTTGCTTGTTACCCAGCAACTTGTAGAGGTGATCCGCCCATTGAACAAACCTTGTTCATTTGACGCTAAACCATATGTGAAGGATTTGTTTAGTAGCACTTTGAAGAGATTAAAAGCCGCTGATATTGACCAGGAGGTGAAGGAGAGAGCTATTGCTTGTATGGGACAAATCATTTGTAACCTGGGGGACAATCTGGGTGCTGATCTGAATCCCACTTTGCAGATCTTCCTTGAACGACTGAAAAATGAGATCACACGACTCACCACAGTCAAAACCTTGACCCTGATTGCAAGCTCTCCATTAAAAATTGATCTGCGCCCAATTCTTGGTGAGGCTGTTCCCATCCTGGCGTCTTTTCTAAGGAAGAACCAGCGTGCGTTAAAACTAAGCACCCTTGCTGCTCTAGATATCCTGATTAAGAATTACAGTGACAGTCTAAAGCCAATGATGATTGAGTCTGTCTTGAAGGAGCTTCCATCCCTCATTGGAGAGAGTGACATGCACGTCTCTCAAATGGCAATCACCTTCTTGACATCTCTAGCCAAAGTTTACCCATCGTCTGTCTCCAAGATTGGTGGGTCCATATTAATTGAGCTGTTCAACCTGGTTCGCTCACCACTGCTGCAAGGAGGGGCTCTGAGTGCAATTTTGGACTTCTTCCAGGCTTTGGTCATATCCAAGGCTCCCAATATGGGCTATATGGAGCTGCTCAAGCAGTTGACAGGGACTGTCTATTCATCAGCTCAGTCAGGTGGTCCTGTGATTTTGCACAAGCAGGCCTATTACTCCGTGGCGAAATGTGTGGCTGCACTTACTTCAGCTTGTCCAAAGGATGCCAGTTCAGTGGTGAACCAGTTTGTTCAGGAGGTGAAGAATCCAAAATCCTCTGATTCGGTCCGTTTGCTTGCTCTCCTTTCTTTAGGTGAGATAGGCCGCACCATGAATCTGGGTGCACAAAAGGAGCTCAAGGTGGTAATCCTTGAAGCATTTTCATCACCTAGTGAAGAAGTAAAGTCTGCTGCCTCCTATGCATTGGGAAATATCAGTGTGGGAAACCTTAGTGACTATCTTCCTTTCATACTCAAGGAGATTAGCGGTCAACCCAAGCGTCAGTACCTGTTGCTGCACTCACTGAAAGAGGTTATTAGTTCTTCCTCAGCTGATAGCTTAAAACCTTACATTCAAGACATTTGGGCCTTACTGTTCAAAAACTGTGAGTGTGTTGAAGAAGGAACTCGGAATGTAGTGGCTGAATGCCTAGGAAAGTTGACCCTCATCGACCCATCCCATTTGTTACCCAGGCTGAAAAAACAACTCACTTCTG GTTCTGCCTATGCACGAAGCACAGTGGTGACTGCTGTCAAGTTTACGATTTCAGACCATCCACAATCAATTGACCCCCTATTAAAAGGCTGCATTG GTGACTTCTTGCGGACTCTGGAAGACCCGGATCTCAATGTCAGGCGTGTTGCCTTGGTCATGTTCAACTGTGCGGCTCATAATAAGCCTTCATTGATCAGGGATTTGCTGGAGACTGTGTTGCCACAGTTATACAAGGAAACCAAGGTCAGAAAGGAGCTCATTAGAGAG GTGGAAATGGGACCTTTTAAACACACTGTGGATGACGGACTTGATATTAGGAAAGCTGCCTTTGAATGCATGTACACTTTGCTGGATAGTTGTCTGGATAGGTTGGACATCTTTGAGTTTCTGAACCATGTGGAAGATGGATTAAAGGATCATTATGATATCAAG ATGCTGACTTTCATCATGTTGGCACGTCTGTCAACTGTCAGCCCTAGTGCAGTACTtcagagattggacaggctagtaGAACCACTGCGTGCAACATGCACTACTAAG GTGAAGGCCAACTCGGTGAAGCAGGAATTTGAGAAGCAGGATGAGTTGAAACGCTCAGCGATGAGAGCAGTAGCAGCTCTGCTCACGATCCCAGAAGCAGAGAAGAGTGCTCTGATGGCAGAATTCCAGTCACAGATCCGGTCTAACCCGGAGATGGCATCTATTTTTGAAAGCATTCAGAAAGACAACACATCAGTGACTAGCACGGAAATAATGGACCTCAGCTAG
- the LOC132377929 gene encoding cullin-associated NEDD8-dissociated protein 1-like isoform X1, which yields MTNVSYHISNLLEKMTSSDKDFRFMATNDLMVELQKDSIKLDDDSEKKVVKMLLKLLEDKNGEVQNLAVKCLGPLVSKVKEYQVETIVDTLCTNMLSDKEQLRDISSIGLKTVIAELPPASSGLALSANVCKKITGRLTSAIAKQEDVSVQLEALDILSDMLSRLGGTLITFHSSILSCLLPQLSSPRLAVRKRAIICLGHLVMSCSSCLFSELMDHLMVELSKNESTSMTRTYIQCIGAISRQAGHRVGEHLEKIIPLVVKYCNVDDDELREYCFQAFESFVRRSPKEMSVHIPAMIGLCLKYITYDPNYNYDQDEDDEDAMETDKGDEEEDQDSEEEYTDDDDMSWKVRRASTKCLDAIVSTRHEMLQEFYKTVSPALISRFKEREENVKADIFHAYVSLLKQTKPVQSWLQTADVLEQGDMPLVMLQNQVPSIVKALHKQLKEKSMKTRQSCFNLLTELASVLPGGLSEHVPALVPGIIYSLTDKSSTSNMKIDALTFFHVILCNHPPEVFHPHVKTLLPPTVACISDPFYKITSEALLVTQQLVEVIRPLNKPCSFDAKPYVKDLFSSTLKRLKAADIDQEVKERAIACMGQIICNLGDNLGADLNPTLQIFLERLKNEITRLTTVKTLTLIASSPLKIDLRPILGEAVPILASFLRKNQRALKLSTLAALDILIKNYSDSLKPMMIESVLKELPSLIGESDMHVSQMAITFLTSLAKVYPSSVSKIGGSILIELFNLVRSPLLQGGALSAILDFFQALVISKAPNMGYMELLKQLTGTVYSSAQSGGPVILHKQAYYSVAKCVAALTSACPKDASSVVNQFVQEVKNPKSSDSVRLLALLSLGEIGRTMNLGAQKELKVVILEAFSSPSEEVKSAASYALGNISVGNLSDYLPFILKEISGQPKRQYLLLHSLKEVISSSSADSLKPYIQDIWALLFKNCECVEEGTRNVVAECLGKLTLIDPSHLLPRLKKQLTSGSAYARSTVVTAVKFTISDHPQSIDPLLKGCIGDFLRTLEDPDLNVRRVALVMFNCAAHNKPSLIRDLLETVLPQLYKETKVRKELIREVEMGPFKHTVDDGLDIRKAAFECMYTLLDSCLDRLDIFEFLNHVEDGLKDHYDIKMLTFIMLARLSTVSPSAVLQRLDRLVEPLRATCTTKVKANSVKQEFEKQDELKRSAMRAVAALLTIPEAEKSALMAEFQSQIRSNPEMASIFESIQKDNTSVTSTEIMDLS from the exons ATGACCAACGTGTCCTACCACATCTCCAACCTGCTGGAGAAGATGACCTCCAGCGACAAGGATTTCAG GTTTATGGCTACCAATGACCTGATGGTCGAGTTACAGAAAGATTCCATCAAGTTGgatgatgacagtgagaagaagGTGGTGAAGATGCTgcttaaactgctggaggataAAAATGGAGAAGTACAGAACCTGGCTGTGAAGTG CTTGGGCCCTCTGGTCAGCAAGGTTAAAGAGTATCAGGTGGAGACGATTGTGGACACGTTGTGTACCAACATGCTGTCTGACAAAGAGCAACTACGGGACATATCCAGTATTGGCTTGAAGACTGTCATTGCAGAACTACCTCCTGCTTCTAGTG GTTTAGCTCTATCTGCCAATGTGTGCAAGAAAATCACTGGGCGTCTGACAAGTGCTATTGCCAAGCAGGAGGATGTATCTGTCCAGCTGGAAGCCTTGGATATCCTATCTGATATGTTGAGCAG GTTGGGTGGGACCCTAATCACGTTTCATTCTTCTATCCTGAGTTGTCTGCTGCCCCAGCTTTCAAGTCCAAGACTAGCTGTGCGTAAGAGAGCCATTATCTGTCTGGGACACCTGGTCATGAGCTGCAGCAGCTGCCTCTTTTCAGAATTAATGGACCATCTCATGGTAGAACTGTCAAAGAATGAATCTACCTCTATGACCAGAACCTACATCCAGTGCATTGGTGCCATCAGTCGACAGGCTGGACACAGGGTTG GTGAGCATCTGGAGAAGATTATTCCGCTAGTTGTGAAGTACTGCAACGTGGATGATGATGAGCTGCGGGAATACTGCTTCCAGGCATTTGAGTCATTTGTAAGAAG GAGTCCAAAGGAGATGTCAGTTCACATTCCCGCTATGATTGGACTGTGCCTAAAGTATATCACATATGATCCTAATTACAACTATGACCAAGATGAGGATGATGAAGATGCTATGGAAACAGACAAAGGTGATGAAGAGGAAGATCAAG ACAGTGAAGAGGAGTACACAGATGATGATGATATGAGTTGGAAAGTGCGTCGAGCTTCAACTAAGTGTTTGGATGCCATTGTAAGCACCAGGCACGAAATGCTGCAGGAGTTTTATAAGACTGTCTCGCCAGCTCTCATCAGTAGGTTCAAGGAACGGGAAGAGAATGTGAAGGCTGATATATTTCATGCTTACGTGTCTCTCCTGAAGCAGACAAAACCAGTCCAGAGCTGGTTGCAGACTGCAGATGTGCTGGAGCAGGGAGATATGCCCCTTGTGATGCTTCAAAATcaa GTACCTAGCATAGTGAAAGCTTTGCACAAGCAGCTTAAGGAAAAGAGTATGAAGACACGGCAAAGCTGTTTCAACCTTCTAACTGAACTGGCTAGTGTCCTACCTGGAGGCTTGTCAGAACATGTACCAGCTCTGGTGCCAG GCATTATTTACTCCCTCACTGACAAATCAAGTACCTCAAACATGAAGATTGATGCACTGACCTTCTTCCATGTCATCCTCTGCAATCATCCACCAGAAGTATTTCACCCTCATGTTAAGACTTTGTTGCCTCCAACTGTGGCCTGCATTAGTGATCCTTTCTACAAAATAACCTCTGAGGCTTTGCTTGTTACCCAGCAACTTGTAGAGGTGATCCGCCCATTGAACAAACCTTGTTCATTTGACGCTAAACCATATGTGAAGGATTTGTTTAGTAGCACTTTGAAGAGATTAAAAGCCGCTGATATTGACCAGGAGGTGAAGGAGAGAGCTATTGCTTGTATGGGACAAATCATTTGTAACCTGGGGGACAATCTGGGTGCTGATCTGAATCCCACTTTGCAGATCTTCCTTGAACGACTGAAAAATGAGATCACACGACTCACCACAGTCAAAACCTTGACCCTGATTGCAAGCTCTCCATTAAAAATTGATCTGCGCCCAATTCTTGGTGAGGCTGTTCCCATCCTGGCGTCTTTTCTAAGGAAGAACCAGCGTGCGTTAAAACTAAGCACCCTTGCTGCTCTAGATATCCTGATTAAGAATTACAGTGACAGTCTAAAGCCAATGATGATTGAGTCTGTCTTGAAGGAGCTTCCATCCCTCATTGGAGAGAGTGACATGCACGTCTCTCAAATGGCAATCACCTTCTTGACATCTCTAGCCAAAGTTTACCCATCGTCTGTCTCCAAGATTGGTGGGTCCATATTAATTGAGCTGTTCAACCTGGTTCGCTCACCACTGCTGCAAGGAGGGGCTCTGAGTGCAATTTTGGACTTCTTCCAGGCTTTGGTCATATCCAAGGCTCCCAATATGGGCTATATGGAGCTGCTCAAGCAGTTGACAGGGACTGTCTATTCATCAGCTCAGTCAGGTGGTCCTGTGATTTTGCACAAGCAGGCCTATTACTCCGTGGCGAAATGTGTGGCTGCACTTACTTCAGCTTGTCCAAAGGATGCCAGTTCAGTGGTGAACCAGTTTGTTCAGGAGGTGAAGAATCCAAAATCCTCTGATTCGGTCCGTTTGCTTGCTCTCCTTTCTTTAGGTGAGATAGGCCGCACCATGAATCTGGGTGCACAAAAGGAGCTCAAGGTGGTAATCCTTGAAGCATTTTCATCACCTAGTGAAGAAGTAAAGTCTGCTGCCTCCTATGCATTGGGAAATATCAGTGTGGGAAACCTTAGTGACTATCTTCCTTTCATACTCAAGGAGATTAGCGGTCAACCCAAGCGTCAGTACCTGTTGCTGCACTCACTGAAAGAGGTTATTAGTTCTTCCTCAGCTGATAGCTTAAAACCTTACATTCAAGACATTTGGGCCTTACTGTTCAAAAACTGTGAGTGTGTTGAAGAAGGAACTCGGAATGTAGTGGCTGAATGCCTAGGAAAGTTGACCCTCATCGACCCATCCCATTTGTTACCCAGGCTGAAAAAACAACTCACTTCTG GTTCTGCCTATGCACGAAGCACAGTGGTGACTGCTGTCAAGTTTACGATTTCAGACCATCCACAATCAATTGACCCCCTATTAAAAGGCTGCATTG GTGACTTCTTGCGGACTCTGGAAGACCCGGATCTCAATGTCAGGCGTGTTGCCTTGGTCATGTTCAACTGTGCGGCTCATAATAAGCCTTCATTGATCAGGGATTTGCTGGAGACTGTGTTGCCACAGTTATACAAGGAAACCAAGGTCAGAAAGGAGCTCATTAGAGAG GTGGAAATGGGACCTTTTAAACACACTGTGGATGACGGACTTGATATTAGGAAAGCTGCCTTTGAATGCATGTACACTTTGCTGGATAGTTGTCTGGATAGGTTGGACATCTTTGAGTTTCTGAACCATGTGGAAGATGGATTAAAGGATCATTATGATATCAAG ATGCTGACTTTCATCATGTTGGCACGTCTGTCAACTGTCAGCCCTAGTGCAGTACTtcagagattggacaggctagtaGAACCACTGCGTGCAACATGCACTACTAAG GTGAAGGCCAACTCGGTGAAGCAGGAATTTGAGAAGCAGGATGAGTTGAAACGCTCAGCGATGAGAGCAGTAGCAGCTCTGCTCACGATCCCAGAAGCAGAGAAGAGTGCTCTGATGGCAGAATTCCAGTCACAGATCCGGTCTAACCCGGAGATGGCATCTATTTTTGAAAGCATTCAGAAAGACAACACATCAGTGACTAGCACGGAAATAATGGACCTCAGCTAG